One region of Solanum pennellii chromosome 6, SPENNV200 genomic DNA includes:
- the LOC107021085 gene encoding uncharacterized protein LOC107021085 isoform X2: MEEDCGVPDQSIGITGSGTGTKVIAGEKRGRVGVEERTGLCHKRVKMRDLESVLRTEEKTEMGTGNLVTDPTLRLIDLNANVVASSNVIASHVEETNKLASLGKKDNGQEGDPMKSKGFALDLNAEDVSSSINHESSYPCKNSVYLKSKDDFECASSVGPLDENESMRIWNEMKQNGFLSHSHGGAPMPKQQGRKSKSDGMKKKLELAKKERVDRFAKIAAPSGLLNGLNPGIINHVRNSKQVHSIIEALVKSEKRENAHGRSKVPSIQTKGGLKDHSERNKDQENIDGPGVSRFNPALEDLPGSRCTNGYLTSLNKSISLNSVFTGGDGGACMVDTRVTGKMVYHPNPNISTENDALALKLSSSTTIASDNTSSLSNEESANLASVNSLSIKAANVASQWLELLHQDIKGRLAALRRSKKRVRAVIQTEFPCLFSREFSSNQENSSYGTQSSSVGHFDNATAHAHHARWTALFDQMDGALSDEERQLESWLNQVRQMQLQCEQGLQKFGAPHNLHQLGLLQNDCRLEKAESSETDLAVRAAAASIYSTCNFLSSMENLPCC, from the exons ATGGAAGAGGATTGTGGGGTTCCTGATCAGTCTATTGGGATAACTGGATCTGGGACTGGGACAAAG GTCATTGCTGGGGAGAAGAGGGGCCGTGTGGGAGTTGAAGAAAGAACAGGACTTTGTCACAAAAGAGTGAAAATGAGGGACCTTGAATCTGTTCTGCGTACAGAAG AAAAAACTGAAATGGGCACCGGAAATCTGGTTACTGATCCTACACTTAGATTGATTGATCTGAATGCAAATGTTGTTGCTTCTAGCAATGTGATTGCATCACATGTTGAAGAAACCAACAAACTGGCCTCTCTGGGGAAGAAAGACAATGGTCAAGAGGGGGACCCTATGAAGTCAAAAGGGTTTGCTTTAGATCTGAATGCAGAAGATGTTTCTAGCTCTATTAATCATGAATCTTCGTATCCGTGCAAGAACTCTGTGTACTTGAAATCAAAGGATGATTTTGAGTGTGCAAGCTCGGTTGGTCCATTGGACGAGAATGAGTCGATGAGAATCTGGAATGAGATGAAACAAAATGGTTTTCTTTCACATAGTCACGGAGGTGCACCCATGCCAAAGCAGCAAGGGAGGAAAAGTAAAAGTGATGGGATGAAAAAAAAGTTAGAGCTTGCGAAGAAAGAACGGGTTGACAGGTTTGCAAAGATTGCTGCACCGAGTGGGTTGCTCAACGGGTTAAACCCAGGGATCATAAACCATGTCAGGAACAGTAAGCAAGTTCATTCCATTATAGAAGCCCTAGTAAAATCTGAAAAGCGTGAAAATGCCCATGGTAGGAGCAAGGTTCCTTCCATCCAAACAAAGGGGGGATTGAAAGACCATAGTGAAAGAAACAAAGACCAGGAAAATATAGATGGTCCAGGAGTGAGCAGATTCAACCCTGCTCTTGAAGATCTGCCAGGAAGCAGGTGTACAAATGGTTACCTAACATCACTGAATAAATCAATCTCTTTGAACTCAGTGTTTACAGGAGGAGATGGAGGTGCATGCATGGTTGACACCAGGGTTACTGGAAAGATGGTTTATCATCCAAACCCTAATATAAGCACTGAGAATGATGCTCTTGCACTGAAATTGTCATCATCCACAACCATTGCATCAGATAATACGAGCTCATTATCTAATGAGGAATCAGCAAACCTAGCAAGTGTTAATTCACTTTCTATCAAAG CTGCTAATGTAGCTTCACAATGGTTGGAATTGCTTCATCAAGACATCAAAGGCCGTCTTGCAG CATTGCGACGTAGTAAAAAAAGAGTCCGGGCTGTAATTCAAACAGAATTCCCTTGCTTATTTTCCAGAGAATTCTCATCTAATCAAGAGAACAGCTCATATGGTACACAAAGCTCTTCTGTTGGTCATTTTGACAATGCTACTGCTCATGCACATCATGCTAGATGGACAGCATTGTTTGATCAGATGGATGGAGCTCTTTCAGATGAAGAAAGGCAACTG GAAAGTTGGCTGAACCAAGTAAGGCAAATGCAGCTGCAATGTGAACAGGGTCTTCAGAAATTTGGTGCACCGCATAATTTGCATCAGTTGGGGCTATTGCAAAATGACTGCAG ACTAGAGAAAGCCGAGAGCTCTGAAACCGATTTAGCTGTCAGGGCTGCTGCTGCTTCCATTTATTCAACGTGCAACTTCCTATCTTCGATGGAGAACCTACCTTGTTGCTGA
- the LOC107021085 gene encoding uncharacterized protein LOC107021085 isoform X1, with amino-acid sequence MEEDCGVPDQSIGITGSGTGTKVIAGEKRGRVGVEERTGLCHKRVKMRDLESVLRTEGKKTEMGTGNLVTDPTLRLIDLNANVVASSNVIASHVEETNKLASLGKKDNGQEGDPMKSKGFALDLNAEDVSSSINHESSYPCKNSVYLKSKDDFECASSVGPLDENESMRIWNEMKQNGFLSHSHGGAPMPKQQGRKSKSDGMKKKLELAKKERVDRFAKIAAPSGLLNGLNPGIINHVRNSKQVHSIIEALVKSEKRENAHGRSKVPSIQTKGGLKDHSERNKDQENIDGPGVSRFNPALEDLPGSRCTNGYLTSLNKSISLNSVFTGGDGGACMVDTRVTGKMVYHPNPNISTENDALALKLSSSTTIASDNTSSLSNEESANLASVNSLSIKAANVASQWLELLHQDIKGRLAALRRSKKRVRAVIQTEFPCLFSREFSSNQENSSYGTQSSSVGHFDNATAHAHHARWTALFDQMDGALSDEERQLESWLNQVRQMQLQCEQGLQKFGAPHNLHQLGLLQNDCRLEKAESSETDLAVRAAAASIYSTCNFLSSMENLPCC; translated from the exons ATGGAAGAGGATTGTGGGGTTCCTGATCAGTCTATTGGGATAACTGGATCTGGGACTGGGACAAAG GTCATTGCTGGGGAGAAGAGGGGCCGTGTGGGAGTTGAAGAAAGAACAGGACTTTGTCACAAAAGAGTGAAAATGAGGGACCTTGAATCTGTTCTGCGTACAGAAGGTA AAAAAACTGAAATGGGCACCGGAAATCTGGTTACTGATCCTACACTTAGATTGATTGATCTGAATGCAAATGTTGTTGCTTCTAGCAATGTGATTGCATCACATGTTGAAGAAACCAACAAACTGGCCTCTCTGGGGAAGAAAGACAATGGTCAAGAGGGGGACCCTATGAAGTCAAAAGGGTTTGCTTTAGATCTGAATGCAGAAGATGTTTCTAGCTCTATTAATCATGAATCTTCGTATCCGTGCAAGAACTCTGTGTACTTGAAATCAAAGGATGATTTTGAGTGTGCAAGCTCGGTTGGTCCATTGGACGAGAATGAGTCGATGAGAATCTGGAATGAGATGAAACAAAATGGTTTTCTTTCACATAGTCACGGAGGTGCACCCATGCCAAAGCAGCAAGGGAGGAAAAGTAAAAGTGATGGGATGAAAAAAAAGTTAGAGCTTGCGAAGAAAGAACGGGTTGACAGGTTTGCAAAGATTGCTGCACCGAGTGGGTTGCTCAACGGGTTAAACCCAGGGATCATAAACCATGTCAGGAACAGTAAGCAAGTTCATTCCATTATAGAAGCCCTAGTAAAATCTGAAAAGCGTGAAAATGCCCATGGTAGGAGCAAGGTTCCTTCCATCCAAACAAAGGGGGGATTGAAAGACCATAGTGAAAGAAACAAAGACCAGGAAAATATAGATGGTCCAGGAGTGAGCAGATTCAACCCTGCTCTTGAAGATCTGCCAGGAAGCAGGTGTACAAATGGTTACCTAACATCACTGAATAAATCAATCTCTTTGAACTCAGTGTTTACAGGAGGAGATGGAGGTGCATGCATGGTTGACACCAGGGTTACTGGAAAGATGGTTTATCATCCAAACCCTAATATAAGCACTGAGAATGATGCTCTTGCACTGAAATTGTCATCATCCACAACCATTGCATCAGATAATACGAGCTCATTATCTAATGAGGAATCAGCAAACCTAGCAAGTGTTAATTCACTTTCTATCAAAG CTGCTAATGTAGCTTCACAATGGTTGGAATTGCTTCATCAAGACATCAAAGGCCGTCTTGCAG CATTGCGACGTAGTAAAAAAAGAGTCCGGGCTGTAATTCAAACAGAATTCCCTTGCTTATTTTCCAGAGAATTCTCATCTAATCAAGAGAACAGCTCATATGGTACACAAAGCTCTTCTGTTGGTCATTTTGACAATGCTACTGCTCATGCACATCATGCTAGATGGACAGCATTGTTTGATCAGATGGATGGAGCTCTTTCAGATGAAGAAAGGCAACTG GAAAGTTGGCTGAACCAAGTAAGGCAAATGCAGCTGCAATGTGAACAGGGTCTTCAGAAATTTGGTGCACCGCATAATTTGCATCAGTTGGGGCTATTGCAAAATGACTGCAG ACTAGAGAAAGCCGAGAGCTCTGAAACCGATTTAGCTGTCAGGGCTGCTGCTGCTTCCATTTATTCAACGTGCAACTTCCTATCTTCGATGGAGAACCTACCTTGTTGCTGA